A window of the Arenibacter algicola genome harbors these coding sequences:
- a CDS encoding DEAD/DEAH box helicase — translation MAFKKIQEQLKEVLGQQGIKEPLPFQKAILSKIKGGASVFGIAPAGAGKTTAIIISTLQKLDCTAFEEAPRALIFVKDKESALTLQSEFERFTRRMDLRIYSVYEEHNIEAQRNEIFEGVDIVIATPKRLSKIFYLNGINLGKLKLFIVDDAEFLSKPSPFSDVIRIPESLDRCQYAIFSTKFDSRMERMQELFMANAQIVEVGE, via the coding sequence ATGGCATTCAAAAAAATACAGGAACAGTTAAAAGAAGTGTTGGGGCAACAGGGGATTAAGGAGCCTCTTCCCTTTCAAAAAGCGATTCTTTCAAAAATTAAAGGGGGAGCCAGTGTTTTTGGTATAGCGCCTGCCGGTGCCGGTAAAACTACCGCGATAATTATAAGTACGCTTCAGAAACTGGATTGTACAGCATTTGAGGAGGCTCCAAGAGCCCTGATCTTCGTAAAGGACAAGGAATCCGCTTTGACCCTACAAAGTGAATTTGAACGGTTTACAAGAAGAATGGACCTTCGTATTTATTCCGTTTATGAAGAACACAATATAGAAGCACAACGGAATGAAATTTTTGAGGGAGTGGATATTGTCATTGCCACCCCAAAAAGATTGAGCAAGATCTTTTACCTCAACGGCATCAATTTAGGAAAGCTAAAGTTGTTTATTGTAGACGATGCAGAATTCTTGTCCAAACCCAGCCCTTTTTCCGATGTCATCCGAATCCCTGAAAGTTTGGACAGATGTCAGTATGCCATTTTTTCCACTAAGTTCGATAGCCGAATGGAGCGGATGCAGGAATTGTTTATGGCCAATGCACAGATCGTTGAGGTAGGGGAGTGA
- a CDS encoding 1,4-dihydroxy-2-naphthoyl-CoA synthase: MSKKIDWKVVKEFEDITYKKCDGVARIAFNRPNVRNAFRPKTTSELYQAFYDAQEDTSIGVVLLSAEGPSTKDGVYSFCSGGDQKARGHKGYVGEDGMHRLNILEVQRLIRFMPKVVIAVVPGWAVGGGHSLHVVCDLTLASKEHAIFKQTDADVTSFDGGYGSAYLAKMVGQKKAREIFFLGRNYSAQEALDMGMVNAVIPHEELEDTAYNWAQKILEKSPTSIKMLKFAMNLTDDGMVGQQVFAGEATRLAYMTEEAKEGRNAFLEKRKPNFGKNNWIP, translated from the coding sequence ATGAGTAAAAAAATTGATTGGAAAGTAGTTAAGGAATTTGAGGATATCACTTATAAGAAATGTGATGGCGTTGCTAGAATTGCCTTTAACAGGCCCAATGTTAGAAATGCCTTTAGGCCCAAGACCACAAGTGAACTATACCAGGCATTCTATGACGCCCAAGAGGACACAAGTATAGGGGTTGTGCTACTTTCTGCCGAAGGTCCGTCTACCAAAGATGGAGTGTATTCGTTTTGTAGTGGAGGGGATCAAAAAGCTAGGGGGCATAAGGGTTATGTAGGGGAAGACGGTATGCACAGGTTGAATATTTTAGAAGTACAACGACTAATAAGGTTTATGCCCAAGGTTGTCATTGCCGTAGTTCCTGGTTGGGCCGTTGGAGGAGGCCATAGCCTACACGTTGTCTGCGATCTAACCTTAGCAAGCAAAGAACATGCAATCTTTAAACAAACAGATGCCGATGTAACCAGTTTTGACGGTGGGTATGGTTCGGCATACCTGGCAAAAATGGTGGGACAAAAAAAGGCCAGGGAGATATTTTTCCTAGGCAGGAATTATTCGGCCCAAGAGGCTTTGGACATGGGAATGGTAAATGCGGTTATTCCCCATGAGGAATTGGAAGATACAGCTTATAATTGGGCACAAAAAATACTTGAAAAATCGCCAACCTCCATAAAGATGCTCAAATTTGCCATGAACCTCACTGATGACGGAATGGTGGGGCAGCAGGTATTTGCCGGCGAAGCAACAAGATTGGCCTATATGACCGAGGAAGCAAAAGAAGGACGGAATGCTTTTTTGGAAAAGCGAAAACCAAATTTTGGAAAGAACAACTGGATTCCTTAA
- a CDS encoding alkaline phosphatase codes for MFKSNRFFLLLFLLSLQIVLGQKTNSFKIHSHNDYLQTAPFWDAYANGANSIEVDVFLKNDTLYATHDEEDIITSHTIESLYLEPMKKVMELQLGKHQELQLLIDIKSETYSTLDKIVAVLEKYPNIINNPKITMVISGNRPKPEEYMKYPSFIKFDYQTLEDIPNTEAWDRVALISLPFHKFSRWNGKGRLTAEDLQKVKSTVDKAHTYNRPFRFWATPDSKTAWKAMHDLGVDYINTDIPDRASAYLETLGSRVYHNKAKSDVYKPTYKSDQTEKSVKNVILLIGDGNGLTQISSSVLANGGSLTLTQLKSIGFIKTQSSDDFTTDSAAAGTALATGTKTYNRSIGMASNGQPLVNITELLDKHQFVTGCITTDKIVGATPSSFYAHQKDRDDTDGITKDLLKSKLSLFVGGGESSFSTVELQRNNFTILKGVEELSASKKDKIGLFISENDVPSFLEGRGNILAEATKNGLQFLNAKKKPFFLMVEAAQIDSYGHKNEVAGIVTEGIDFDVAIAEAIKFADKTGNTLVVITADHETSGFTMPQGNMEKSMVEGDFTTDDHTATMVPIFAYGPHSQEFQGVYENNAVFHKILKVLNIKESGK; via the coding sequence ATGTTTAAATCCAATCGCTTTTTTTTATTGCTGTTTTTACTGTCCCTTCAAATTGTATTGGGACAGAAAACAAATTCGTTTAAAATACATTCCCATAACGATTATCTGCAAACTGCACCGTTTTGGGATGCCTATGCAAATGGAGCAAACTCCATTGAAGTAGATGTGTTTCTAAAAAACGATACCTTATATGCCACCCATGACGAGGAGGATATTATTACAAGCCACACTATAGAAAGCTTGTATTTGGAACCAATGAAAAAGGTGATGGAACTGCAACTGGGCAAGCACCAGGAGTTACAGCTATTAATAGATATAAAATCGGAAACCTACTCAACCCTGGACAAGATAGTAGCTGTTTTGGAAAAGTATCCCAACATAATCAACAATCCCAAAATTACCATGGTCATATCCGGAAATAGACCCAAACCGGAAGAGTATATGAAATATCCGTCCTTCATTAAGTTCGATTATCAGACTTTGGAGGATATTCCCAACACGGAGGCATGGGACAGGGTAGCGTTGATAAGCCTGCCATTTCATAAGTTTTCCAGATGGAACGGAAAAGGAAGATTAACTGCTGAGGACCTGCAAAAGGTAAAATCCACTGTTGACAAAGCGCATACTTACAATAGGCCCTTCCGTTTTTGGGCAACTCCAGACTCCAAGACCGCATGGAAAGCCATGCATGACTTGGGAGTGGACTATATAAATACGGATATTCCGGACAGGGCATCTGCATATTTGGAAACATTGGGAAGCAGGGTATATCACAACAAGGCTAAGTCCGATGTATACAAGCCCACCTACAAATCCGACCAAACAGAAAAGTCTGTTAAAAATGTAATATTGCTTATTGGCGATGGCAATGGGCTTACCCAAATCTCTTCATCTGTTTTGGCCAATGGAGGCAGCCTTACCCTAACGCAATTGAAAAGTATAGGGTTTATAAAAACCCAATCCTCGGACGATTTTACCACAGATTCAGCTGCTGCAGGCACTGCCTTGGCCACTGGCACAAAAACCTATAACCGGTCTATTGGTATGGCCTCTAACGGGCAACCCTTAGTAAATATCACCGAATTGCTGGATAAACATCAATTTGTAACGGGGTGTATCACCACTGATAAAATTGTGGGGGCCACCCCTAGTTCATTTTATGCCCACCAGAAAGACCGGGACGATACCGATGGTATTACCAAAGATTTATTAAAGAGTAAGCTCTCACTTTTTGTTGGGGGAGGGGAATCCAGTTTTAGTACTGTAGAATTACAGAGGAACAATTTTACAATTTTGAAAGGTGTTGAGGAACTGTCAGCAAGCAAAAAAGATAAAATAGGATTGTTCATCTCGGAAAATGACGTTCCAAGCTTTTTGGAAGGCAGAGGGAATATACTTGCAGAAGCTACTAAAAATGGGCTTCAGTTCCTAAATGCCAAGAAAAAGCCATTCTTTTTAATGGTGGAAGCGGCACAAATAGATTCATACGGACATAAGAACGAAGTGGCAGGTATAGTTACTGAGGGGATAGATTTTGACGTGGCCATAGCGGAGGCAATAAAATTCGCCGATAAAACAGGAAACACTTTGGTGGTAATAACGGCAGATCATGAAACATCCGGATTTACCATGCCACAAGGGAATATGGAAAAGAGTATGGTGGAGGGAGATTTCACTACGGATGATCATACTGCTACCATGGTTCCTATATTTGCTTACGGGCCCCATTCACAGGAGTTCCAAGGTGTTTATGAGAACAATGCGGTTTTCCACAAGATTCTAAAGGTGCTGAATATTAAGGAATCCGGAAAATAA
- a CDS encoding 3D domain-containing protein gives MNNILGTLGAKGRQIILWLVLPGILLSLASCKEKVVDDGYIWKPLRVTATAYNSFPSQTSKIHPGITAWGDSLFPGMKVIAVSKDLIPLGLDYNTQVRIKGDTSIYFVKDKMHSKWKNRIDIYMGEDKEKALKWGRKKITIHYRVKRDSTEIK, from the coding sequence GTGAATAATATTTTGGGTACATTGGGCGCTAAGGGTAGGCAGATTATACTATGGCTGGTTTTGCCGGGTATCCTTTTGTCCTTGGCCAGTTGCAAGGAGAAAGTTGTGGATGATGGTTATATTTGGAAGCCACTTAGGGTAACGGCCACCGCCTACAATTCCTTTCCCTCACAAACCTCTAAAATTCATCCGGGAATTACCGCCTGGGGCGATTCGCTTTTTCCAGGGATGAAAGTAATTGCTGTTTCCAAAGACTTGATTCCATTGGGATTGGATTACAATACACAAGTAAGGATAAAAGGGGATACCAGTATTTATTTTGTGAAGGATAAAATGCATTCCAAATGGAAAAATAGGATCGACATCTATATGGGGGAGGATAAGGAGAAAGCTTTAAAATGGGGGCGAAAAAAAATAACCATCCATTACAGGGTAAAAAGGGATTCCACGGAAATAAAATGA
- a CDS encoding M14 family metallopeptidase: protein MTSNNFALILCLLMVFSGFGQEKDFTSKLYSTYEKYKEPSLDKRRIKHNDIQPLINKLSANPKFTVTVVGKSIEGRNLSLISIGTGATDVFLWSQMHGDEPTATQAIFDIFNFLSSGDFKTEKENILKNLKLHFLPMLNPDGAEVYQRRNTLGIDINRDALALQSPEGRTLKRVRDSLDADFGFNLHDQSTYYNAERTDKPATISYLAPAFNYEKDINEVRANAMKVIVYMNKIIQKYAPGQVGRYNDDFEPRAFGDNIQKWGTSAILIESGGYKSDPEKQEIRKLNYVSILSAIYSIANGNYKDIPISDYEKIPENDRKLFDLKLNNLTYNLLGKNYTLDVGIHQLEIDNTSHKTYYNSSRVVDQGDLSTYYGYETLEGKGYSMVGGKVYPKTLASINEVSQLKALDLLRSGFTYVRVENIPKGENYVSFPLNIIGKDYKVPQFKMRVGIIPNFILEEKGQPRYAVINGFLIDLKSGEGNFKNALILR, encoded by the coding sequence ATGACATCAAATAATTTCGCCCTTATCCTTTGTTTGCTAATGGTATTTTCCGGCTTTGGGCAGGAAAAAGATTTTACATCCAAGCTATACTCAACTTATGAAAAATACAAAGAACCTTCTTTGGATAAAAGAAGGATAAAGCATAATGATATTCAACCACTTATCAATAAATTATCTGCCAACCCCAAATTTACTGTAACGGTTGTTGGCAAATCCATCGAAGGGCGCAACCTTTCCCTTATAAGTATTGGAACAGGTGCTACAGATGTTTTTCTGTGGTCGCAAATGCATGGGGACGAACCTACGGCCACCCAGGCCATATTTGACATTTTCAATTTTTTAAGCAGTGGCGATTTCAAAACCGAAAAGGAAAACATTCTAAAGAATTTAAAATTGCACTTTTTACCTATGCTCAATCCCGATGGGGCAGAAGTATATCAAAGAAGAAATACCTTGGGAATAGATATAAATAGGGATGCACTTGCATTGCAGTCGCCCGAGGGAAGAACCTTAAAAAGGGTAAGGGATAGTTTGGATGCGGATTTTGGTTTTAATCTTCACGACCAAAGCACTTATTACAATGCGGAAAGAACTGACAAACCTGCTACCATCTCCTATTTGGCACCTGCCTTTAATTATGAAAAAGATATTAATGAGGTGCGTGCCAACGCAATGAAGGTTATTGTTTATATGAATAAAATAATTCAGAAATATGCCCCGGGACAAGTAGGGCGCTATAATGACGATTTTGAACCAAGGGCCTTTGGCGACAATATTCAAAAGTGGGGCACAAGTGCCATCTTAATAGAATCTGGCGGTTACAAAAGCGATCCTGAAAAACAGGAGATCAGAAAACTGAACTATGTTTCCATTCTATCGGCCATATATAGTATAGCCAATGGAAATTATAAGGACATTCCCATTTCCGACTACGAAAAAATTCCCGAAAATGATAGAAAACTATTCGATCTAAAACTGAATAACCTCACCTATAATTTACTGGGCAAAAATTATACTTTGGATGTGGGCATTCACCAATTGGAAATTGATAACACATCACATAAAACCTATTATAACAGCAGCAGGGTAGTAGACCAGGGCGATCTATCCACCTATTATGGTTACGAAACTTTGGAAGGGAAAGGCTACTCTATGGTAGGAGGAAAGGTATACCCAAAAACCCTAGCTTCCATAAACGAGGTATCACAATTAAAGGCATTGGATCTTTTGCGATCGGGCTTCACCTATGTGCGGGTGGAGAACATTCCAAAGGGCGAAAATTATGTATCCTTTCCCCTCAACATTATAGGGAAGGACTACAAGGTGCCACAATTTAAAATGCGGGTAGGCATTATTCCCAACTTTATATTGGAAGAAAAGGGCCAACCCCGCTATGCGGTAATCAATGGATTTTTGATCGACCTAAAATCTGGGGAAGGGAATTTTAAAAATGCATTGATCTTACGATAG
- a CDS encoding peptidase associated/transthyretin-like domain-containing protein yields MKQIIFFLTIFFCITSLAQSKIEGFIYDGMSDVPLPYCTIRIYGSQAHSTITNEDGKFAVDSIYSSDSIEVRHLGFKTIKTVVSYFEKESKLQLEMDVSVLDEVVLTASQNEVYPYKLLERIIEVYRNSKNTTVSKAFLTMISSTRNIPIEHVEGFYNSEQSLANGILDLKVKSGRFGQNRAFPFYSLDNTKILSDFQLFGTSKQILPDYPGNLTYNAIQRIYDVKIDDCVECSQGEVSISFSPKVANGRLFYGNMLIDHQLLIIKKIELLAVDPITNALASINKDVELTPREIRLNIVFNPIDPEKIQYLELHFQMGYRSKNISEIIDSRTFLYFFDYDTFYEDPYFTKTIHFNNDYDKMIALQASDDFWESNYQFPKSINENKSMDFMKKNGFLINFNNYIPLDDLKYTRPTVLSWQQGRRLNWEHLHRLTTEEYESDTMGYNRGLNLSTGKAYDTPFQHLQTKASRNDKDNINICYMVDSYIGENGITKIVSRTLLDIDSSQFSHERTKNKLVYFNIIFDIYEVYRQLAASRIMENTTFEEAKIIYDEMYKAALTEVKKMEKETSNDSDYEGLVKWNNRIKAKLNIDNLASIK; encoded by the coding sequence ATGAAACAAATCATCTTCTTTTTGACAATATTTTTTTGCATCACTAGTTTGGCGCAGTCTAAAATAGAAGGCTTTATTTATGACGGGATGTCAGATGTTCCACTGCCCTATTGTACTATAAGGATTTACGGTTCACAGGCACATTCTACTATAACTAACGAGGATGGTAAGTTCGCAGTAGACAGTATTTATTCTAGTGATTCTATAGAAGTAAGGCACTTAGGGTTTAAAACAATAAAGACCGTGGTATCCTATTTTGAGAAGGAATCCAAACTTCAATTGGAAATGGATGTTTCCGTTTTGGACGAAGTTGTGCTGACCGCCAGCCAAAACGAGGTGTACCCCTATAAGCTATTGGAGAGGATAATAGAAGTGTACCGAAATAGCAAAAATACAACGGTCAGTAAGGCTTTTCTAACCATGATTTCCTCTACAAGGAATATCCCGATCGAACATGTAGAAGGCTTCTACAACAGCGAGCAAAGTTTGGCAAACGGAATTTTGGATCTAAAGGTCAAAAGTGGTCGATTTGGACAAAACAGAGCATTCCCTTTTTATAGTTTGGACAATACTAAAATTTTGAGTGACTTTCAGCTTTTCGGGACCTCCAAACAAATATTACCCGATTATCCAGGGAATTTGACTTACAATGCCATACAAAGAATATATGATGTAAAAATTGATGATTGTGTCGAATGCAGCCAAGGGGAGGTATCCATTTCGTTTTCCCCCAAAGTGGCCAATGGTAGATTGTTTTATGGAAACATGTTAATAGACCATCAGCTGTTAATAATTAAAAAAATAGAACTTTTGGCTGTTGATCCCATAACAAACGCTTTGGCTTCCATCAATAAAGATGTTGAACTGACCCCAAGGGAAATTCGGCTCAACATTGTTTTTAACCCTATAGATCCCGAAAAGATCCAATATCTGGAACTTCATTTTCAGATGGGTTACAGATCCAAAAATATCTCGGAAATTATTGATTCCCGTACTTTTCTATATTTCTTTGATTACGACACATTTTATGAAGACCCCTATTTTACCAAGACAATCCATTTTAACAATGATTATGATAAAATGATCGCCTTGCAGGCATCCGATGATTTTTGGGAGAGCAACTACCAATTTCCTAAAAGTATCAATGAAAATAAATCGATGGATTTCATGAAAAAAAATGGATTCCTGATTAATTTTAATAATTATATCCCCTTGGACGACCTAAAATACACAAGACCCACCGTGCTTTCATGGCAGCAGGGAAGAAGGTTGAATTGGGAACATTTGCATAGATTAACTACCGAAGAATATGAGAGCGACACCATGGGTTATAACCGAGGATTAAATTTGTCAACTGGCAAAGCCTATGATACCCCGTTTCAACATCTGCAAACCAAAGCTTCCCGAAATGACAAAGATAATATCAATATTTGCTATATGGTAGATAGTTATATAGGCGAAAATGGGATTACAAAAATAGTGAGTCGAACATTGTTGGATATCGATTCCTCTCAATTCAGCCATGAGCGCACAAAAAATAAGCTGGTATATTTCAATATTATTTTTGATATCTATGAAGTTTACAGACAATTGGCCGCCTCTCGGATTATGGAGAATACGACCTTTGAAGAGGCAAAAATAATTTATGATGAAATGTACAAGGCGGCTTTAACTGAAGTGAAAAAAATGGAGAAGGAAACGAGCAATGATAGTGACTACGAGGGCTTGGTCAAATGGAACAACCGGATAAAAGCAAAATTGAACATTGACAATTTAGCTTCGATTAAATAA
- a CDS encoding peptidoglycan recognition protein family protein, giving the protein MKKSLLLCTLFIAISCSVNREIVDKPIIFDEERKELTLEYMSDHYGLIQDEPVIAPKMVVLHWTVIPTLEKSYQAFELPTLPDWRPEISSASGLNVSSQFLVDQDGTIYRLMPETTMARHVIGLNHCAIGIENVGGTGDTKLTRAQLRSNKWLVKYLKSKYDIDYVIGHYEYTLFEDHELWLEKDEGYRTVKTDPGEKFLKRVKRATKKLNFKPTPIAK; this is encoded by the coding sequence ATGAAGAAGAGCTTACTTTTATGCACCCTTTTTATTGCCATCTCATGTTCCGTAAACCGTGAAATAGTAGACAAACCAATTATTTTTGACGAAGAGCGAAAAGAGCTCACTTTGGAATATATGTCCGACCACTACGGCCTTATCCAAGACGAACCGGTTATTGCTCCCAAGATGGTAGTATTGCACTGGACGGTAATCCCAACTCTGGAGAAATCGTACCAGGCCTTTGAGTTGCCTACCCTACCCGATTGGAGACCGGAGATAAGCTCTGCCAGTGGTTTAAATGTATCCTCCCAATTCCTTGTAGATCAAGATGGTACAATTTATAGATTAATGCCCGAAACTACTATGGCAAGACACGTAATAGGTCTAAACCATTGTGCTATCGGGATTGAAAATGTTGGGGGAACCGGGGATACCAAACTCACAAGGGCACAATTAAGATCCAACAAATGGCTGGTCAAATATTTAAAATCCAAATACGATATAGATTACGTTATTGGTCACTATGAGTATACGCTTTTTGAAGACCACGAACTGTGGTTGGAAAAAGATGAGGGCTATAGGACCGTAAAGACCGACCCCGGTGAGAAATTTTTAAAAAGAGTAAAAAGAGCTACCAAAAAACTTAATTTTAAACCTACACCAATTGCAAAATAA
- a CDS encoding carboxypeptidase-like regulatory domain-containing protein gives MKYRLSFLFLILSLPFHSQTSEINISGRVTDVWDTAIPNVNVLLKGTERGTQTDESGWFSLRAQANEVLVFSSLGYGTYERAVPETEEELKIVLSPMVTDLDEVTLTKRKRKTQKGILAEYPDNTNLVKTSRGVLNKDRSSSSFQVISGRDLVATGPDFLTSLMNYSPSMRVVRVPEVKVYLRRIAYSIYDSIGTPPKAIFDVDGFIHETAPTYLSSHDIDRIAILERNAAISRYGPTGVGGVIVINTKTTTQMDYSGNVKRYDNSALRDSLNELFIDQSRNAPIPHD, from the coding sequence ATGAAATATAGGTTGTCATTTTTATTTTTAATATTGTCACTACCATTCCATTCCCAAACTTCCGAAATAAATATTTCGGGAAGGGTGACCGATGTATGGGACACAGCCATTCCAAATGTTAATGTTTTGCTTAAAGGCACTGAACGTGGAACACAAACAGATGAAAGCGGTTGGTTCTCCTTAAGGGCACAAGCCAATGAGGTTTTGGTGTTCTCTTCCCTTGGCTATGGCACTTATGAACGTGCCGTTCCGGAAACGGAAGAGGAACTTAAAATAGTCCTATCCCCAATGGTAACCGACTTGGATGAAGTGACCTTAACCAAAAGGAAACGAAAAACCCAAAAAGGCATATTGGCGGAATATCCCGATAACACAAATCTTGTCAAGACCTCAAGGGGCGTTTTAAATAAGGACCGTTCTTCATCGTCCTTTCAGGTTATCAGTGGTAGGGATTTGGTGGCTACAGGACCAGATTTTTTAACCTCTCTGATGAATTATAGTCCTAGCATGAGGGTGGTTCGAGTGCCTGAAGTAAAGGTGTATTTGCGTAGAATAGCTTATTCCATTTATGATTCCATCGGAACACCTCCGAAAGCTATTTTTGATGTGGATGGGTTTATACATGAAACCGCACCTACTTATTTATCCTCACATGATATAGACCGGATCGCTATTCTGGAGCGTAATGCTGCGATTTCCAGATATGGACCTACGGGAGTTGGAGGGGTCATTGTAATCAACACCAAAACCACGACCCAAATGGATTACAGTGGAAATGTTAAGAGGTATGATAATTCCGCGTTACGCGATAGTCTAAATGAACTGTTTATAGATCAAAGTAGGAATGCGCCTATACCACATGATTAA
- a CDS encoding FRG domain-containing protein translates to MEDFELFEPKSWLELQAYLFNEKDEKIDRFRSPYAYRGVYNAQFGLETSLQRLGRIPSKVEATMIRNFRKYSPINTLIDDYNNLWNWISLGQHHGLPTRLIDWTHSPNVALHFLTEDMGTYNLDGAIWMVNYVALREHLPEELKTPILSKDIFYFSSMELKQTIGNTIEELYDFSSRNTNTMIFFEPPSLDDRIINQFALFSFMLDPDSSPLDWLKNHPKYLKKVIIPSELKWEIRDKLDQANITERIIYPGLEGISKWLKRWYSDKNKI, encoded by the coding sequence ATGGAAGATTTCGAATTATTTGAGCCTAAGAGTTGGTTGGAACTTCAAGCGTATTTGTTTAATGAAAAAGACGAAAAGATCGATAGGTTTCGATCTCCGTACGCCTATAGGGGTGTCTATAATGCCCAATTTGGATTGGAGACCAGCCTTCAAAGATTGGGAAGAATACCTTCAAAAGTAGAAGCCACTATGATCAGAAACTTTAGGAAGTACTCGCCTATCAATACCTTGATCGATGATTATAACAACCTCTGGAACTGGATCTCCTTGGGACAGCACCACGGACTTCCTACAAGACTAATTGACTGGACCCACTCTCCCAATGTTGCCTTACATTTTTTAACAGAGGATATGGGCACTTATAATTTGGACGGAGCCATCTGGATGGTAAATTATGTAGCACTAAGAGAGCATCTTCCGGAAGAGCTCAAAACACCTATATTAAGCAAAGATATTTTCTATTTTAGCTCCATGGAGCTAAAACAAACAATAGGTAATACCATAGAAGAACTATATGATTTTTCGAGTCGGAACACCAATACCATGATATTTTTCGAGCCACCTTCCCTTGATGATCGTATAATTAACCAATTTGCTCTTTTTTCATTTATGCTGGATCCGGATTCCAGTCCATTGGACTGGCTTAAAAACCATCCCAAGTATTTAAAGAAAGTAATTATTCCATCAGAATTAAAGTGGGAAATAAGGGATAAGCTGGATCAGGCAAACATTACGGAAAGAATCATATATCCGGGCTTGGAAGGAATTTCCAAATGGCTAAAAAGATGGTATAGTGATAAAAACAAAATCTAA